The Zea mays cultivar B73 chromosome 7, Zm-B73-REFERENCE-NAM-5.0, whole genome shotgun sequence DNA segment CGTTACTTAATGTATCCGCTTGAATAACTCTTATTCTCTCCAACAGCTCTTGACTTCGATTAGGACAGAGTTGTCCAAGACCAAAAGCTGTCATCTGCTTCACTTTTGTCCAAAGCCCCTGGCCTAACTCAATGCCTCCAACTTCAACAGCAACAGATCCATCATTAAGAATAGACACTTTTCCAGGTGTCGGTCGAGATAATACTTTGTGTACTATTGGCACAAAAGAGAGGCCCCTCTTTTTCCATTTGTTGTTTTTGTTGAAAGACTGGATTATTTCAAGCCGATGCTGATAGTTTTCTGATGCAGTCACTTGATCACATATAGAGTGAAGTGTATAACCCATGGCATCTTCAGTGCACTCACTGTGAAACAAAGCAAGGCTCTCAACCGTGTGAAGATTTTTACGTCTAACCAAATTAGCATCAGCGGAGAGCGTGGAAGCAACATGCTCAATTATAGCTTCGGCAACATAAGAACCTTGTACTTCTCCAGGCCCCCGCATCGCAGACTTTGTAGCAAGGTTTGTTCTGCAGACCTTTGCTTCATAAGAAAAGGCACCCCAATTATATTTCTTCAGTGCCTCAATGAAATTATGAGGGATTATGAGGCTAATATCTTTTGTCATTCCTGCATTTATGAACAAACCTATATGCAAAGCAGTGATTTTCCCATCTGGTTTGAATCCCACTGAATAGCATATTTTCATGGGatgccgacctccagtcactATCATGTCAGTCTTGCGGTCAAGATACATACGGACAGGACGGTGCAACTTAAATGCTGCAAGTGCACAAGCAGTTGCCACCTATAAGTAAAACAGGATGAGTGTTCCTTTAAGAAAATCGGTAGGTTATAGTGTATGGCAGGCTCATTCAGATTTACTAGTACAGTGTCATGGATGTGCTAAAAAAGAAGAGCTGGAGATCTGGTTTTATATTTGACCACATAACGTGACTGATCATGATGTGCGCTTAGGACATGCAGACATGTGCAGAGCTGCAAATAGTTAACTGTGTTAATGTTACTCATGTGTTTCAGATTCTGGTAGTCAAGTAAACCTCTATGACAAAAGGGCATGTAACAAGTCACTTTTTGCCATGTTTGCTGATTATTTAATATGCTATAAATAAACATAAAACAATACTTGTTTATGCACCATTTATGCTCCATAATAATGCAGAACATTGACTGGTGAAAATGAATTTTGTTTCCAGCTCTTTAAGAGTGGACGGAAATGGAATGCTATAAGTGATTATGGCCTGACACTTACAGGTAATGATCTAACAGCCTTTCCTCCAAATCCACCACCAACTCTTCTGGTAATAACACGAACGTTGTGACAAGGTAAACCAAGGCACTTTGCAATGACATTCTGTGCTGTCTCAGGGCATTGGCTTGAGCTATACACTACCATGCAGTTATCCTCATCGGGTATTGCCAGAGCAGCTTGTGTTTCCATGTAAAAGTAGTACTGAGAATTGAGTTTAACCTGCAATAAGTGTTCGTCAGGTGCAGAACATATAGCAATATAAAGGATTGATAAAAAAAGATGCCCACTAAACTTTATTCCCTTGGTAGGATCTGCCAGAGCCTCATAAGGACCAGTTACATACAAGGATAGCTAAGGTAAGGCAGCACTAAATCAAAAGCAAAGGAATAGGACAGGCACAAGTATTCCACAAAACCGATTTAGCTGAATCACTTTTAGCAACAAAGGTGGGCCAACACAGAAGTAACATATTATATAGCAAACCTGTAAGATACTAAGGTCTCATGTCACAAGGGCCCAATACTTAGTGAAGAACCCATGTAAGATATTATTTTGACTAACAATTATGAATGCTAGAGCTCAGGCACATACTCTGCCTGCTTTACATCAAAATAATTTAGCCAGAGACCAAACTGCACAGAGTGTACCTCAGAATAGATTTTCTGATCTGCTTCTGCCATTCCTTTTGAGAAATCACCAATTTTCAGGGGAAGAAGAAACGGCGGGGTTTCGAAATAACTGCACCTTTTAACAGCCTCCTCTATGGATAAAATTGGAGCATCTAAGTTCTCAGTACTGTAGTTAACAACAGCTTTTTTTGCAGCTATATTGGCAAATCTTTGTGTTTCTGCAATCTGTGCCAAAAAGATTCAGTAACAACAGAACTGAACCATAACACACATGGTCATAGACATAATTTTCATTACTAAAGGAAAGAAGTCTAGAGAATTTCTTCAAATCGAAATATAACTACAAACCATACCACAACACCAAGAGGTTCCCCTGCACACTGAGTAACTGGATCACCAAACAGAGGTTCAGGTCCAAATATAGTGTTGGCCCCAACATTGCTGCCACATTCTGGAATATCCTTAACAGTAACTACTCCCAGCGTTTTAAGCTGCTTGAGTGAAAGGTCGAGTTCTATGCTCTTCACATGGGCTAAAGGTTTTGTGCTATATATAAATGCTCCATAAACACAATCCTTGGGAGCGGGGATGTCATCCACAAATACAGCCTCACCTATGTGTGTGGTTTTGTATCAGCACCGAAGTTTACATAAGTCACGTTGATGATAATACTTAAAGAACAGACTGAAATACTAATAACTATTATTAGTTACAATCAAAAAGGGGAGATAGGAAGACATACCAAGCAAATAAATAGCATGAGCAAGgttgcaagcaaatataacatgcTACATAAATGTAACCATTTGCATTAAAAATAAACAAATGTAACCATAAATAAATACCAGTTATATTCCACAGAAGTATTTCCTTCAGTGTAAGTGGTGCTATGGGAGAGTGTGGCCAACTTATAAATTTTGGTTATCAATGTTTCCATGAATTTTGGATTCGACATATGGAAATGGTATGTGCAGATTTATATTGAGAAATACTTCAATGATACGATAAATGTTACCAGATGTCTTCATATTATAATAGACAAATTAGTTATGAAGTATCATTTGCATGACCACTTGTTTAGTACATGTTCTGTCACTTATTCTTGTCTGTAGGGAGTGATTATAAAATACAAGTGCAAAGTGCATACCAGAGGCTTGGAGTTCTGCTCCAACCTTCTTGGTTGGTATGCCAACGGGGAAATAGTCTTTATTGATTTCAATAATCTGATTTGAATATTCAAGAATGCGTTCATTGGTACATGAACCGGAGTTCACATCAATGACCTTTTTAAGTGAAACATCAACATGTGCATCGGGTCCACAATTTGGATTTCCATTGGTGCCAAAAGTTGCATAGCCATTAAGATGAACTTCCTTTACAGTCTTCAAAGTTCCTTCAGTTACTGGGTAAAGAAAAGTAAACAGAAAGGCAACTGCCAAGCTTGACCTATAAGCAGCATGCCTTGTGCCTTCTTTAGGAACAATTGTTTCCTTGAGACGTCTACATGCTTCAAGTAGCACCGATGTAGTAATAGGTTTACCCACTAACAGTTTCTCAACATTCCTAGCCCTGATGGCATGTTGGCTCCCATATGCACCAAAAGCCAGACATATCTCTCTCAATATTAATCTGCTTGAAGTTCCATCTGAAGAGACCTGAGCCAAGAAAGCAGAATTAAGATATGCAACTGCATTGCCAAGAGGGCGTGGAGCAGCTCGGTACGTCTCAAACAGCACAGAAGTTCCTGTCTTACTTTCTGTCCCAGCCATGGTTTTATCACCAGAAAATAGGCCACCAATAGGAGTCCAACGAGGAATGCAAATGCTTAATAGCAGTGTCTTGTGATCGCAAGGTGGCATCTGAAGGAAGTCCTCCATCATGACAGTCAACCTTTTTGATGATGCCTGGATGCATATCGATGACCCAGCAGCAAGAAGGATCGTTGCGATGTCAGAGGCAAACTGGTCCCTCTGTGCCATCACCAAATTTCCACCCAAACTTGCAGTGTTCCGGACAAATGGAGACGCCACCTTTTCCATATGATCAGCAATCTTACAGAAGATTACATCATTGCAGCCACCAGCTTCTACTCTTAAAATCTCAATTGCCTGAGAAATCGTTACTGCAGCTCCAATTTGAACACCATTGGCTTCCTTACTAACCGAATTCAGCTCCGGGATGCATCTGAGGTCGATGTACCTATCATACACCTCTGTTTCTCTGTAAACGCCTGAAGCTGTGTTCCCCACAACCACCTTTGTTTTACTTTGGTCAAACAACTCAGAATCTACCAGCTTATAGTACTCCTCCACGCTCCGAGGCCGGTGCCAAGTGGTGGCACTTCCCAGCAATGCCGGCGGTGTGTACTGgtcaaccccagaagaagctctgATCTCAGCCTTGAGGAACTCCGGGAACACACCGATGCTCCCCTCGTCGTACCGCGGCAGCTTGGAAGCATGGGCGTCCCCCTTCCTCCAGAAGGAGTTGAGGCCCAGGTCCTCCAAATCCACGTCAGCCGCGAAGCTCTTGCAGGCGTCGGCGATCGGGCGGTACCCCGTGCAACGGCAGAGATTTCCCGCCACGGCCCACTCCGCCTCAGCCGCCGTGAGCCTCGCGAACCCCTCGGGTGGGGCGGGCCTCCTCCCCGCCTTGGCcttggcctcggcctcggcccccgCGAGCGCGGCGGCGAGGGACATGCACACCCCGGGCGTGCAGAAGCCGCACTGCGAGGCGTGGAACCCCGCGAGCCGCTCGTGCACGGCGTGGAGGCGGCCGCCGCCCCCGAGCCCCTCGGTGGTGGTCACGGCGCGGTGATGAAGGCCGTGCACCAGCGTGAGGCAGGAGCTCGCCGCCGCGTGCGACACCGCGCCCGAAGCCGCGTCGTAGGCGGAGAGGAGCACCACGCACGCGCCGCATCCGCCTGCAGAAATGGGCCGTGAAGCTCAAAAGCCGCGGAACGAAACGGAAGAGCGcggggagagggaggaggagggcgGGGTGACGTGCCTTCGCCGCAGCCGAGCTTGGGCCCGGTGAAGCGGGTGCGGGTGCGGAGGAACTCGAGGAGCGTGGTGCCGGGGTTCACGTCCCCCTCGCGGAGCTCAACCCGCTCCCCGTTTACAGCCAAGACCGCCGCCGCTGACGCTGAGGGAGAAGCGGTCGCGGTCGCGGTCGACGGCGAGGGCGAAGCAGCCATCGCGGCGCGATGTGGGGGCGTGTGCGTGTCGGAAGTCGGAACCCGATTCCCATCTGGGCGGCGCCCGCAGCTTGCTTATCTACTGGGAGTACTCTACTAGACTACTAGCACCGCCACTCTCGCAGCTTCGCAAATCGCAAGCAGGGTCGCTGTCGCCGAGAAATTCCAAAACGGAGAGAGAACGGGCATCACGGGAGGGCGGCGTGCCGGCGTGTCGCGCGCTCGCCGAGCGCCACGAGGGTGACGCGGCGTGAGGCGACGGCTCGCCGCTGCCGCTGACATGCGGGGCCCGCGGGTGCATGGGCGGGT contains these protein-coding regions:
- the LOC103631977 gene encoding indole-3-acetaldehyde oxidase-like yields the protein MAASPSPSTATATASPSASAAAVLAVNGERVELREGDVNPGTTLLEFLRTRTRFTGPKLGCGEGGCGACVVLLSAYDAASGAVSHAAASSCLTLVHGLHHRAVTTTEGLGGGGRLHAVHERLAGFHASQCGFCTPGVCMSLAAALAGAEAEAKAKAGRRPAPPEGFARLTAAEAEWAVAGNLCRCTGYRPIADACKSFAADVDLEDLGLNSFWRKGDAHASKLPRYDEGSIGVFPEFLKAEIRASSGVDQYTPPALLGSATTWHRPRSVEEYYKLVDSELFDQSKTKVVVGNTASGVYRETEVYDRYIDLRCIPELNSVSKEANGVQIGAAVTISQAIEILRVEAGGCNDVIFCKIADHMEKVASPFVRNTASLGGNLVMAQRDQFASDIATILLAAGSSICIQASSKRLTVMMEDFLQMPPCDHKTLLLSICIPRWTPIGGLFSGDKTMAGTESKTGTSVLFETYRAAPRPLGNAVAYLNSAFLAQVSSDGTSSRLILREICLAFGAYGSQHAIRARNVEKLLVGKPITTSVLLEACRRLKETIVPKEGTRHAAYRSSLAVAFLFTFLYPVTEGTLKTVKEVHLNGYATFGTNGNPNCGPDAHVDVSLKKVIDVNSGSCTNERILEYSNQIIEINKDYFPVGIPTKKVGAELQASGEAVFVDDIPAPKDCVYGAFIYSTKPLAHVKSIELDLSLKQLKTLGVVTVKDIPECGSNVGANTIFGPEPLFGDPVTQCAGEPLGVVIAETQRFANIAAKKAVVNYSTENLDAPILSIEEAVKRCSYFETPPFLLPLKIGDFSKGMAEADQKIYSEVKLNSQYYFYMETQAALAIPDEDNCMVVYSSSQCPETAQNVIAKCLGLPCHNVRVITRRVGGGFGGKAVRSLPVATACALAAFKLHRPVRMYLDRKTDMIVTGGRHPMKICYSVGFKPDGKITALHIGLFINAGMTKDISLIIPHNFIEALKKYNWGAFSYEAKVCRTNLATKSAMRGPGEVQGSYVAEAIIEHVASTLSADANLVRRKNLHTVESLALFHSECTEDAMGYTLHSICDQVTASENYQHRLEIIQSFNKNNKWKKRGLSFVPIVHKVLSRPTPGKVSILNDGSVAVEVGGIELGQGLWTKVKQMTAFGLGQLCPNRSQELLERIRVIQADTLSNVQGGWTTGSTTSESSCEAVRLACNVLVNRLKPVKEQSQEKQDNVSWDELISKAIMIGVDLSAREYYIPGPSGSYLNYGAAASEVEIDLLTGASTIVRSDLIYDCGQSLNPAVDLGQVEGAFVQGIGYFMSEEYVTNSDGLLISDGTWTYKIPTVDTIPKQFNVKLLNSGFHKKRVLSSKASGEPPLLLAASVHCATREAIRAARNEQHCSGSKPSPSHFDLEVPAIMPVVKELCGLDNVERYLESLLSSE